The Candidatus Caldatribacterium sp. genome contains the following window.
GTTTTTCCTCCGGGCAATCTCGCTTGTCCTCTCCCTATCCGTAACCTGGTCCTTGGCGAGAGCCACCTCAAGACGAAATGGGGCGTTGGATGGCTCAAAGAGCAAAGCCAGGGTAAAGAAAGGGCCAGGGGGGAGTGCTTCTTTCGCTTTTCCACCACCCTGGGTGGCCACAGGGTAAGAGGGGAAGCCCTGTTTCTCAAGGCGGGACCGAACGTCCTCAAGGTCTTTCCTCTTGTAGGGTCCAACCCGGACCTTGAAGAGGCCCCCTTCCTCCTCAAGATGAACCTGGTACCCGAGTTCCCTGAGCCAGCCCGCAACTCTCTCTGCCCGTTCCCGCACCTCGTACGCCCCAACCTGGAGGAAGAAGGTGTCCTGTGGAGCGCCGGTGGGCTGAGGAAGAAGCTGCGCCTCAAGGGGAGAAAATCCCCATTTTTTAACCACAAGCTCAAGATTGGGATGGATGCTCTTGCGCCGCTCAAAGCGAATGTTTCCTTTAGCGTACTTTTTGAGCGTCTCCTTGATGATGATGAACTCCTGAGCGCTCAGGACTCTCTTTGGGAAGACGTTACCCGAAATGTCTCCCCGAAGAAGAGGAGGCTCCAAGGAAGCGGCAAGGAGAAAGAGACGCTTCTCCCTCTCACCAAGGTCTGCAAGGTCCCGAAAGGGAACGCTCTGGGTATCGACAAAGGAGAGGAGGTCGTCATAGGAGAGGGCTTTCACTATGGCCTCCACGGCCTCCAAACGAAGAACCGGGTCCCCTTCTCTTTTCCCGGGAGGAAGGGATGGCGCCGTACCCAGGATGTTCTTCAAAGACCCGAGGAAATCACCCCAGGTAACCGGAGTCACCTGGGCGGAAACCTCAAGGGAGAGACCGAAAAGAAGGACAAAGACGAGAACCCAGAGGATGCACGGGCGGAGGTACCGCAAGGTTTTCACCTCATTTCAGGGTCTTTTCACGTGCCGCTTCTTGAGCTCCTCCATGACTTCGCCAAAGCTCAAACCCTCGTGCTTGAGGAGGACAAGGAGATGGTACAGGAGATCCGCAACCTCGTACCGGAGGTGGTCCTTTCGGGTGACCTCCTCCTCAAAAGCGGCAAGGAGGACTTCAGTCGCCTCTTCGGCGACCTTTCGGAGGATTTTCTCCTTTCCTTCTGCAAGGAGCTTTGCCGTGTAGGACGAGGGAGAAGGGTTCTGAGCCCGCTCCTTGATAACCTCAAAGAGCTCTCCAAGGAAGGCAAAAAGGGGGAAGGGAGGATTGCCGTTTTTGGGTTCCCCAGGCTTTCCGTCCTCGAGTTCTCGGTGGAAGCAGGAGAAAAACCCGGTGTGGCAGGCGACCCCTTCCTGCCTCACCGTAACAAGGAGGCAGTCGTTGTCGCAGTCAACGTATATACCCTCAACGTGCTGGATGTGGCCACTTGTCTCCCCTTTGTTCCAGAGCTTGCCTCTGCTTCGGCTATAGAACCAGGTGGTTTTGGTCTCAAGAGTCCTCCGCAGGGCCTCCTCGTTCATGTAGGCCACCATGAGGACCTTTCCAGTTTCGGCGTCCTGGACGACTGCGGGAATGAGGCCCTTTTCGTCGAAGCGGAGCTCCATTAGTCCTCCATCCGTACCGGGATTCCCCGTTTTCGCAGGAAGGCCTTGGCCTCCGGGATGGTGTAGTGGCGGTAGTGGAAAATGGAGGCCACCAAAGCAGCATCGGCCTTTCCTTCCTGGAGCACTGCCGCCAGGTGTTCGAGCTTTCCCGCTCCACCGGAGGCAATGACGGGAATCTTCACCTTCTCGGCGATTTTCCGTGTCAGGCTTATGTCGTAGCCCGACTGGGTTCCATCGGTGTCCATGCTCGTTAAGAGAATCTCCCCCGCACCCAGGCGCTCCACCTGCTGCGCCCAGGCAAGGGCGTCCTTCCCCGTGGGGGTTCGACCTCCGTTGATGAAGACCTCCCAGTAACTGCGAGACGTGATTCGGTCCCAGGTCCGCTTCACATCAATGGCCACGACAACGCACTGGCTTCCAAAGCGCTCGGCAAGTTCGGTGATGAGGTTGGGATTGAGGACCGCCTGGGTGTTGATGGAGACTTTGTCGGCTCCTGCCCGGAGGAGTTTGCTCACGTGCTCGACGCTTCCGATTCCTCCGCCAACGGTGAAGGGAATAGTCAGGACTTCCGCCACCTTCTCGGCCACATGGATCATGATTTCCCGCTGCTCGTACGAGGCGGTGATATCGAGGAAAACGAGCTCATCCGCCCCCTCCTCCTCGTAGCGCTTGGCAAGTTCCACAGGGTCCCCCACGTCTCGCAGGTCCTCAAAGTGAACCCCCTTGACCACTCGACCCTCTTTGACATCAAGGCATGGGAT
Protein-coding sequences here:
- a CDS encoding phosphodiester glycosidase family protein, with the translated sequence MRYLRPCILWVLVFVLLFGLSLEVSAQVTPVTWGDFLGSLKNILGTAPSLPPGKREGDPVLRLEAVEAIVKALSYDDLLSFVDTQSVPFRDLADLGEREKRLFLLAASLEPPLLRGDISGNVFPKRVLSAQEFIIIKETLKKYAKGNIRFERRKSIHPNLELVVKKWGFSPLEAQLLPQPTGAPQDTFFLQVGAYEVRERAERVAGWLRELGYQVHLEEEGGLFKVRVGPYKRKDLEDVRSRLEKQGFPSYPVATQGGGKAKEALPPGPFFTLALLFEPSNAPFRLEVALAKDQVTDRERTSEIARRKNALFAMNASFFAENGIPIGLLMVDGRVLSEPREGWYAAGFTDSNRLVIGETRFVCKVLGLRGEVEVNGINRPAGKNEVVLYDSFFGGQTPKQGGVEVIVRRGVVEEIRPESQGETPIPRDGFVLFGRGEGGEVLRRTLSPGDRVRVRMVLYAPGKQIAEWQRVRYAVSGGPLLFFEGQPGPFGDFSSDIVAKRHPRTVVASLEDGRILFLVVDGRRPGHSVGMTVEELVEELKTYRVSSALNLDGGGSTTFYLEGKVLNLPSDLTGERKVSSAILLCPK
- a CDS encoding bifunctional phosphoribosyl-AMP cyclohydrolase/phosphoribosyl-ATP diphosphatase HisIE; protein product: MELRFDEKGLIPAVVQDAETGKVLMVAYMNEEALRRTLETKTTWFYSRSRGKLWNKGETSGHIQHVEGIYVDCDNDCLLVTVRQEGVACHTGFFSCFHRELEDGKPGEPKNGNPPFPLFAFLGELFEVIKERAQNPSPSSYTAKLLAEGKEKILRKVAEEATEVLLAAFEEEVTRKDHLRYEVADLLYHLLVLLKHEGLSFGEVMEELKKRHVKRP
- the hisF gene encoding imidazole glycerol phosphate synthase subunit HisF, producing the protein MLAKRIIPCLDVKEGRVVKGVHFEDLRDVGDPVELAKRYEEEGADELVFLDITASYEQREIMIHVAEKVAEVLTIPFTVGGGIGSVEHVSKLLRAGADKVSINTQAVLNPNLITELAERFGSQCVVVAIDVKRTWDRITSRSYWEVFINGGRTPTGKDALAWAQQVERLGAGEILLTSMDTDGTQSGYDISLTRKIAEKVKIPVIASGGAGKLEHLAAVLQEGKADAALVASIFHYRHYTIPEAKAFLRKRGIPVRMED